The following proteins are co-located in the Silene latifolia isolate original U9 population chromosome 1, ASM4854445v1, whole genome shotgun sequence genome:
- the LOC141588713 gene encoding protein FAR1-RELATED SEQUENCE 5-like, with protein sequence MKFAPFTGIDNHKKSITFGCVLLDHEDDDSFIWAFQQFLKAMGGKEPNFIINDQDAGIINAVPAVFKKARHRFCMWHIMKKVTDKVGSTICKETDFLSRLNNVVWSEDLEPEEFEENWAKVISEFSLEENKWLTDNFAERDQHNLKLLEAQSHNSMPETLFGSNWEAHAVKVYTHEVFFDFQEEVKFSVNACSVSGYTPPDPGDTSEEEEAEEEVENEE encoded by the exons atgaaattTGCACCTTTCACTGGGATTGACAATCACAAAAAGTCAATAACATTTGGATGCGTGCTTTTAGATCATGAAGACGATGACTCATTTATTTGGGCATTTCAGCAGTTCCTGAAAGCAATGGGTGGCAAAGAACCCAATTTCATCATCAATGACCAAGATGCCGGAATAATAAATGCAGTTCCAG CCGTGTTCAAAAAAGCAAGACATCgcttttgcatgtggcacattatgAAGAAAGTAACAGACAAGGTTGGGAGCACAATTTGCAAAGAGACTGATTTCTTAAGTCGTCTGAACAATGTTGTCTGGAGCGAGGACTTGGAGCCTGAGGAATTTGAAGAGAATTGGGCTAAGGTCATTAGCGAGTTTTCGTTAGAAGAAAATAAATGGTTGACTGACAATTTTGCGGAACGAGATCA GCACAATCTAAAGCTTCTTGAAGCACAGAGCCACAACTCAATGCCTGAAACCCTATTCGGGTCAAACTGGGAGGCCCATGCAGTGAAGGTCTATACACATGAAGTGTTCTTTGACTTCCAAGAGGAGGTTAAATTTTCGGTAAATGCGTGTAGTGTTAGTGGATACACCCCACCAGATCCA GGAGACACATCGGAAGAAGAGGAAGCAGAGGAAGAGGTCGAGAATGAAGAATGA